Below is a genomic region from Longimicrobium sp..
TTCGCTCGTGTGTATCCACCCGAAGCGCCATATCCGCTCGTGCAAGTCGAGGTATCCTGCAATGGTCCGCTCGGCGTGTCCGAAGATTGCGCGAATACGAGGACGATTCGCATTATTGTACGTAATGAACGTGTCTTGCCGCTTCATGCAAAGGAGCCTAGACGCGGCACCAAGGTCGACTCCGAACAACCCAGTAAGCCCGACCAAGCAGCTTTGTACCTGCTCAAGTGAAATTTGTCCGGACAGCGGGATCGGGTCTAGAAATTCACCTAGTGCTTGCGGGTTCGTGCTTACGAGACCTACGAACTTCCCAGCAACGGCCATTCGCCCGAAGTACCCACTCGAAGATCGTCCGAAGCCGGCGACATGCTTTCTCGCGTCAGGGGGCATCATCCTGAATATTGGGTACTTCGCGAAGTGGCGCCGGGACTCTTCCGCTTCCTGTAGGTAAGAGCCAAGTGGGTGATCGAATACATGGATTTGAGCGTGGTTTGCGAGTATCCGCTCATCTTGGGCTTTGATCAACGCGTAGTATTCTGGCCAAGGAACGTTTAGGTCTCGTTGTCGAGTAACGATCGGTGTCCATGAGGCAGGCCGGGGAACGGGCCGTGGGTGGGGCCGCTGCTTATACGCAGTTGTATAGAGCGCGAGCCAATCC
It encodes:
- a CDS encoding phospholipase D family protein gives rise to the protein MRKIRKAVIGVHFAQTEPFALAALAKQRGILRVVEDTAGVYHPKVIVGAKGDDAIALLGSSNFTPGGFAGNTELNVLLEGAREHPALSEIIKFIEALWSGPRSFVPDADWLALYTTAYKQRPHPRPVPRPASWTPIVTRQRDLNVPWPEYYALIKAQDERILANHAQIHVFDHPLGSYLQEAEESRRHFAKYPIFRMMPPDARKHVAGFGRSSSGYFGRMAVAGKFVGLVSTNPQALGEFLDPIPLSGQISLEQVQSCLVGLTGLFGVDLGAASRLLCMKRQDTFITYNNANRPRIRAIFGHAERTIAGYLDLHERIWRFGWIHTSEPESADERRVWHARVALLDALVYEATSTTSAPPGFPTAR